In Budorcas taxicolor isolate Tak-1 chromosome 16, Takin1.1, whole genome shotgun sequence, the following are encoded in one genomic region:
- the MYBPH gene encoding myosin-binding protein H: MTEKATLEAPACGLEETASESARVPPTEPSGDTAALQAPGGEQAPGGQQASEPQESAHQPPDPAASAAPAAPTATDPALPHEDVPSAPLLLAVEDVSDSSVTVSWEPPERLGRLGLQGYVLELRREGALDWVPVNARPMMVTQQTLRNLAVGDKFFVRVAAVSSAGAGPPAVLEQLVHIQETIEAPKIRVPRHLRQTYIRQVGESINLQIPFQGNPKPQASWTHNGHALDSQRVSVRTGDQDSILFIRSAQRSDSGCYELTVQLKGLEAKAAINILVIEKPGPPSSIRLLDVWNCNATLQWTPPKDTGNTELLGYTVQKADRKTRQWFTVIERCRPTTCTVSDLIVGNSYSFRVFSENLCGLSASAAVTKELAHIVKTDIVAKPKSFVERDFSEAPSFTQPLADHTSTPGYSTQLSCSVRASPKAKIIWMKNKMDIQGDPKYRALSEQGVCTLEIRKPSPFDSGVYTCKAINVLGEASVDCRLEVKASATH, translated from the exons ATGACAGAAAAAGCCACCTTGGAGGCCCCTGCCTGTGGTCTGGAGGAGACCGCCTCTGAGTCTGCCCGTGTGCCCCCTACAGAGCCCTCTGGAGACACGGCAGCTCTGCAGGCTCCTGGGGGGGAGCAGGCTCCCGGGGGGCAGCAGGCTTCTGAGCCACAGGAGTCTGCCCATCAGCCTCCTGACCCCGCAGCCTCTGCAGCCCCCGCAGCCCCCACAGCCACTGACCCTGCACTTCCACATGAAG ATGTCCCCAGTGCCCCGCTGCTGCTGGCCGTGGAGGATGTGAGTGACAGCTCGGTGACTGTGAGCTGGGAGCCTCCAGAGAGGCTGGGGAGGCTGGGGCTTCAGGGCTATGTGCTGGAACTCCGTCGAGAGGGAG CCTTGGACTGGGTGCCTGTGAATGCCCGGCCCATGATGGTGACCCAGCAGACCTTGCGGAACCTGGCTGTAGGTGACAAGTTCTTCGTGCGCGTGGCTGCAGTGAGCTCTGCAGGGGCTGGCCCACCAGCGGTGCTGGAGCAGCTTGTCCACATCCAGGAGACCATCG AGGCCCCCAAGATCCGTGTTCCCCGGCACCTTCGTCAGACCTACATTCGCCAGGTGGGAGAGTCGATTAACCTGCAAATTCCCTTCCAG GGGAATCCCAAGCCTCAGGCTTCATGGACCCACAACGGTCATGCCCTGGACAGCCAGCGGGTGAGCGTGCGCACTGGGGACCAGGACTCCATCCTCTTCATCCGCTCAGCCCAGCGCTCTGATTCAGGCTGCTATGAGCTCACTGTGCAGCTGAAAGGCCTGGAGGCCAAAGCAGCCATCAACATCCTGGTGATTG AGAAACCTGGACCCCCCAGCAGCATCAGACTGCTGGATGTCTGGAACTGCAATGCTACCCTCCAGTGGACACCGCCCAAGGACACAGGCAACACAGAGCTCCTGGGCTACACGGtgcagaaggcagacagaaagaCAAGG CAATGGTTCACGGTGATCGAGCGCTgccgccccaccacctgcactgTCTCTGACCTCATCGTGGGCAACTCCTACTCCTTCCGAGTTTTCTCAGAAAACCTGTGTGGACTCAGCGCCTCAGCAGCCGTCACCAAGGAGCTCGCCCACATCGTAAAGACAG ATATTGTTGCCAAACCTAAAAGCTTTGTTGAGCGAGACTTCTCCGAAGCCCCCTCGTTCACTCAGCCCCTGGCTGACCACACCTCCACCCCCGGCTACAGCACACAGCTCTCCTGCAGTGTCCGAGCTTCACCCAAG GCCAAGATCATCTGGATGAAAAACAAGATGGACATCCAGGGTGATCCCAAATACCGAGCTCTCTCTGAGCAAGGTGTCTGCACCCTAGAGATCCGGAAACCCAGCCCCTTTGATTCCGGAGTTTACACCTGCAAGGCCATCAATGTGCTGGGGGAGGCGTCTGTGGACTGCCGGCTGGAGGTGAAAG CCTCAGCCACACACTGA